In the Telopea speciosissima isolate NSW1024214 ecotype Mountain lineage chromosome 2, Tspe_v1, whole genome shotgun sequence genome, one interval contains:
- the LOC122652730 gene encoding cytokinin riboside 5'-monophosphate phosphoribohydrolase LOG1 codes for MEREKELKQSKFNKICVFCGSSQGKKSSYQDAAIELGKELVARNIDLVYGGGSVGLMGLVSQAVYNGGRHVLGVIPKTLMPREITGETVGEVKAVADMHQRKAEMARQSDAFIALPGGYGTLEELLEVITWAQLGIHDKPVGLLNVDGYYNSLLSFIDKAVEEGFISPNARHIIVSAPTAKELVKKMEEYFPQHERVASQLSWEMEQLGYSPKCDISR; via the exons atggagagggagaaggaattGAAGCAATCCAAGTTTAATAAGATTTGTGTGTTTTGTGGTAGTAGTCAAGGAAAGAAGAGTAGCTACCAAGATGCTGCTATAGAACTTGGGAAGGAATTG GTGGCAAGGAACATTGATCTGGTTTATGGAGGTGGAAGCGTAGGCCTTATGGGTTTAGTTTCACAAGCTGTTTATAATGGTGGTCGGCATGTTCTTGG TGTTATTCCCAAGACGCTCATGCCTCGAGAG ATTACTGGTGAAACAGTAGGGGAAGTGAAGGCAGTCGCAGATATGCACCAAAGGAAGGCAGAGATGGCTCGGCAGTCAGATGCCTTTATTGCCTTACCCG GTGGTTATGGGACTCTTGAGGAGCTACTTGAAGTGATAACATGGGCTCAGCTAGGCATACATGATAAGCCA GTGGGGTTGTTGAATGTGGATGGGTACTACAACTCATTGCTGTCGTTCATTGACAAAGCTGTAGAGGAAGGATTTATTAGCCCTAATGCACGCCATATCATTGTATCTGCCCCTACAGCAAAGGAATTGGTGAAGAAAATGGAG GAATATTTTCCCCAACATGAAAGAGTTGCTTCACAGTTGAGCTGGGAGATGGAACAGCTTGGCTACTCTCCAAAATGTGATATCTCTCGGTAA